One region of Sus scrofa isolate TJ Tabasco breed Duroc chromosome 3, Sscrofa11.1, whole genome shotgun sequence genomic DNA includes:
- the CCL24 gene encoding C-C motif chemokine 24 precursor (The RefSeq protein has 1 frameshift compared to this genomic sequence): MAGPVTVAASLLFLGLCAYSFAPADSVTMPSSCCIYFISKKIPESRVASYQLSNSSVCPQAGVIFTTRKGQKFCGDPKQLWVQKYMKKLDAKRKKASTRIRAMGTGAPVRRGPANSTSI, translated from the exons ATGGCAGG TGTGACTGTCGCAGCCAGCCTCCTGTTCCTGGGGCTGTGTGCCTACAGCTTTGCCCCTGCAG ACTCCGTGACCATGCCCTCCTCCTGCTGCATATACTTCATTTCCAAGAAAATTCCCGAGAGCCGAGTGGCAAGCTACCAGCTGTCCAACAGCAGCGTCTGCCCCCAGGCAGGGGTGAT CTTCACCACCAGGAAGGGCCAGAAGTTCTGTGGTGACCCCAAGCAGCTGTGGGTCCAGAAGTACATGAAGAAATTGGACGCCAAGCGGAAGAAAGCCTCCACTAGGATCAGGGCGATGGGCACCGGAGCCCCGGTCCGGAGAGGCCCTGCCAACAGCACCTCCATCTAA
- the CCL26 gene encoding chemokine ligand 26-like protein precursor (The RefSeq protein has 2 substitutions compared to this genomic sequence): MKSFPMAPQLFLIFILSVHLGTATRGIDVAKFCCFQYSHKILPWRWVNTYEFTRNSCSQQAVIFTTKKGHKVCAKPQETWVQKYISLLKAQKQL; the protein is encoded by the exons ATGAAAAGCTTCCCCATGACTCCCCagctttttctgatttttatcctGAGTGTCCACCTCGGAACTGCCACAC gTGGCATTGATATGGCCAAGTTCTGCTGCTTCCAATACAGCCACAAGATCCTGCCCTGGAGGTGGGTGAATACCTATGAATTCACCAGGAACAGCTGCTCCCAGCAGGCTGTGAT ATTCACCACCAAAAAAGGCCACAAAGTCTGTGCAAAACCGCAGGAAACATGGgtgcaaaaatatatttctttactgAAAGCCCAGAAACAACTGTGA